The Acetobacter sp. DNA window GCAACAGCCAGATCGTGGCGCCAGACGCCTCTGTTCTGGCGCGTATCGAGCATGGCGATGGTCTGATTGTCGCGGATGTGGAGCCCGGTCTGGTCGCCAGAGCCCAGCGTGAAAATCCCTATCTGGAAGACAGGCGGCCATCCGCCTACGGATCTTTGGTTTCCGACACACGAAAGGAAAGAGCATGAAGAAAACAGACCTCTCTTCACCGCAAGGTCGCCTTTCCGGCAATCTGGGTGTCGCGGAAATCATCTTCATGGTCGTCGCGGCTGCGGCGCCCCTGACTGTGGTCAGCGGCAACGTGCCGCTCGCCATTGCACAGGGAAATGGTCCCTATGCGTGGACAGGATTTGTCGCCGCCGCTCTGGTCCTGCTGCTGTTTTCCATTGGTTTCGTCGCCATGACGCCTTTCATGAAAGAGGCGGGCGCGTTTTTTTCCTACATCCGTGAGGGGCTCGGAAAAGGCGCTGGCTGTGGCGGTGCGTTCGTCGCCCTGCTGACCTATACGGCCATTCAGGTCGGCGTATACGGGTTTTTCGGCTGGGCGGTTGATGATGCTGTCAAGGATTGGGGCGGCCCCCATCTTCCCTGGTGGCTGTATGCCTTTGGTGTGCTGGCTGTCGTGGGCACGCTCGGCTACCGGCATATCGAACTCAGTTCACGTGTGCTCGGTATTGCGCTGATTCTGGAAATTGGTGTCGTGGTCGTCATGAACACCGCGATCATGATGCACCCCTCTCCCGTTCCGGTTCCGGTGACGACACAGCCTGCCGAGCCGATGGGGCCGTTTGCCGTGGCGCTTCTGTTCGCCATTACGGGGTTTCTGGGTTTCGAAGCGACCGCGATTTTCCGGGATGAGGCGCGTGATCCCGAGCGGACCATTCCCCGTGCGACTTATGGCGCAGTCGCGATCATTGGAGTGTTTTACGCTTTTTCCTGCTGGTGTCTGATTGAGGCTTGGGGAACGGACGCCGTCACGGCTGTCGCCCGGAAATATCTGGCAGACGGCGGCAATATGGTTCTCGACACGGCTGGTCGCTATGTTGGCGCCAGCATGCGCAATGTCATGGAAGTGCTGCTGCTGACCAGCCTGTTCGCCTGTCTGCTGTCATTTCACAACATCATAGCCCGATACCAGCTTGTTCTCGGTCGCGAAGGGATACTGCCCGCTTTTCTGGCGCAGACTCACGTCCGTCACTTTTCACCGCACAGTTCTTCACTGGTTCAGACTGTTACCGCAATTCTGCTGGTCGGAGTTGCCGCATTGTCAGGTGCCGATCCTCTGGTGACGGTTTTCGGTTCGATGGCCGGTATCTCGACAGTCGGCATCGTGCTGCTGATGATTCTGACATCTGTCGCCGTTGTTGCATTTTTCAGGAACAGCCGTCTGAAGCAGGTCGGTAGTCTGCAAACAAACTGGTGCCCCGTTCTTTCCGTTTTCGTTCTGGCAAGCGTGCTGTTTATCATCCTCGATAACTTCACGACCATTACGGGGCTTTCCATGGGGATCAGTACATTTCTGGCTGTGATGCCCTTTGTCGCCCTTCTGGGAGGATGGTGCCTCGGCGCACGCAGACCCAATATTTCGGGGCGGATGCCGCAGGGGCAGGGGGTCTGAAGCGGACAGCGGACTGTTTGGGACTTATTCAGCGGCGTGGTGCCGCGCCAGCAGTCAGGTGTACGGAAAAACCGGTTGAGGACCGGTTCAGCTTTTTCAACTTATGAAAAAGGATTTTTCAGATACGCTGATATCGTGATCGTCTGTTGAAAGAAGCCGGATACGGTCTCGTATCCGGCTTCCCTGCATGAAGCTTATTTCTTTTCGAAAGCGCCTG harbors:
- a CDS encoding APC family permease; this translates as MKKTDLSSPQGRLSGNLGVAEIIFMVVAAAAPLTVVSGNVPLAIAQGNGPYAWTGFVAAALVLLLFSIGFVAMTPFMKEAGAFFSYIREGLGKGAGCGGAFVALLTYTAIQVGVYGFFGWAVDDAVKDWGGPHLPWWLYAFGVLAVVGTLGYRHIELSSRVLGIALILEIGVVVVMNTAIMMHPSPVPVPVTTQPAEPMGPFAVALLFAITGFLGFEATAIFRDEARDPERTIPRATYGAVAIIGVFYAFSCWCLIEAWGTDAVTAVARKYLADGGNMVLDTAGRYVGASMRNVMEVLLLTSLFACLLSFHNIIARYQLVLGREGILPAFLAQTHVRHFSPHSSSLVQTVTAILLVGVAALSGADPLVTVFGSMAGISTVGIVLLMILTSVAVVAFFRNSRLKQVGSLQTNWCPVLSVFVLASVLFIILDNFTTITGLSMGISTFLAVMPFVALLGGWCLGARRPNISGRMPQGQGV